The Leclercia adecarboxylata region TGGCATGCCAGCAATCAGAAATGGTCTGCATCGCATAGTGCTCGTGTATTGAAAAGCCTGGAAGATAATCTCTTTGCTACTATCGGTAAGCGGAATATTGCTGAATTGAAGACGCGGGATCTGCTTGTCCCTATCAAAGCGGTGGAGTCATCCGGGCGTCTTGAAGTCGCCGCCCGTTTACAGCAGCGCACTACCGCGATTATGCGCTTTGCTGTGCAGAGCGGATTAATCGACTACAACCCCGCGCAAGAGATTGCCGGTGCGGTTGCTACGGCGAAAAGAAAGCACCGTGCGGCATTAGTACTTAACCGCATTCCCGCATTACTTCATCGAATTGATCACTACTCCGGTAGGCCGTTAACCCGGTTAGCTGTTGAACTCATCTTGTTGGTTTTCATCCGTTCAAGCGAGCTACGCTTTGCTCGCTGGTCAGAAGTGGATTTCCAAACTGCTATGTGGACGATTCCGGGCGAGCGTGAGCCACTGGAAGGAGTCAAGCATTCTCAGCGTGGTTCAAAGATGCGGACACCTCATCTTGTTCCCTTATCGCGTCAGGCCTTAGCTATTCTGGAAAAGATCAAATGCATGAACGGGAATCGAGAGCTGATTTTCGTAGGCGATCACGATCCCCGTAAGCCGATGAGTGAGAATACGGTGAACAAGGCTCTTCGAGTGATGGGCTATGACACAAAAACGGAAGTTTGTGGGCATGGTTTCAGGACCATGGCTTGTAGTTCACTGATAGAATCGGGGTTGTGGTCGAGGGATGCAGTAGAACGGCAGATGAGCCATCAGGAACGTAACTCGGTGCGTGCGGCTTACATCCATAAGGCGGAACATCTTGGGGAGCGTAGGTTGATGTTACAGTGGTGGGCGGATTATCTGGATGCTAATCGGGAGAAGATTGTAAGTCCGTTTGAATTTGGAAAGTAGCAACAATATTAAGAC contains the following coding sequences:
- a CDS encoding tyrosine-type recombinase/integrase, whose product is MALSDVKVRSAKPEAKAYKLTDGDGMLLLVHPNGSKYWRLRYRFGGKEKMLALGKYPEVSLADARARRDEARKLLANGVDPSESKKAVKVEQEQEAITFEVVARDWHASNQKWSASHSARVLKSLEDNLFATIGKRNIAELKTRDLLVPIKAVESSGRLEVAARLQQRTTAIMRFAVQSGLIDYNPAQEIAGAVATAKRKHRAALVLNRIPALLHRIDHYSGRPLTRLAVELILLVFIRSSELRFARWSEVDFQTAMWTIPGEREPLEGVKHSQRGSKMRTPHLVPLSRQALAILEKIKCMNGNRELIFVGDHDPRKPMSENTVNKALRVMGYDTKTEVCGHGFRTMACSSLIESGLWSRDAVERQMSHQERNSVRAAYIHKAEHLGERRLMLQWWADYLDANREKIVSPFEFGK